A section of the Pseudomonas sp. Q1-7 genome encodes:
- a CDS encoding DUF805 domain-containing protein: MTEARYKIVFDGEPMPGVALETVKENLARLFKSDSSKIDSLFGGRSVALKRDLVEAEADKYLAALQRAGAKVRKEQDMASGLSLVATDDHPDASAAAVAGAPASENMSCPKCGHEQPKSAECQACGIIIDKYLARQAQQTEEAAQVKASITSNEPSSPYAPPQAQVGEQLPEFGELKVLGTSGRIGRVRYLGWSMALMLAFLPIGGVILGSFALSETLASLLAIAACVALVVVSVCIGVQRLHDMGWSGWLWLLNFVPIVGSVFALLMLFMPGTDGPNRYGPPPPPNSRAVKVLAWLIILVPVIGIVAAISIPAYQGYVERAQMSGASSFEQPADVPAE, encoded by the coding sequence ATGACCGAAGCACGCTACAAGATCGTCTTCGACGGTGAACCCATGCCCGGCGTGGCGCTGGAAACCGTGAAGGAAAACCTCGCCCGCCTGTTCAAGAGCGACTCCAGCAAGATCGACAGCCTGTTCGGCGGCCGCAGCGTGGCCCTCAAGCGCGATCTGGTGGAAGCCGAGGCCGACAAGTACCTCGCCGCGCTGCAACGGGCCGGCGCCAAGGTGCGCAAGGAACAGGACATGGCGTCCGGCCTTAGCCTGGTGGCCACCGACGACCATCCGGACGCCAGCGCAGCCGCCGTCGCAGGCGCTCCCGCCAGCGAAAACATGAGCTGCCCGAAATGCGGCCATGAGCAGCCGAAGTCGGCCGAATGCCAGGCGTGCGGGATCATCATCGACAAGTACCTGGCGCGCCAGGCGCAACAGACCGAAGAAGCGGCCCAGGTGAAAGCCTCCATCACCAGCAACGAACCTTCATCGCCTTACGCGCCGCCCCAGGCGCAGGTGGGCGAGCAACTGCCGGAGTTCGGCGAATTGAAGGTTTTGGGCACCAGCGGTCGGATCGGCCGGGTACGTTACCTCGGCTGGAGCATGGCGCTGATGCTGGCCTTCCTGCCGATCGGCGGGGTGATCCTCGGCAGCTTCGCGCTCTCCGAAACGCTGGCCAGCCTGCTCGCCATTGCCGCCTGCGTTGCGCTGGTGGTCGTCAGCGTCTGCATCGGCGTGCAGCGCCTGCACGACATGGGCTGGTCGGGTTGGCTCTGGCTGCTGAACTTCGTGCCCATCGTCGGCAGCGTATTCGCCCTGTTGATGCTCTTCATGCCCGGCACCGACGGGCCCAACCGCTATGGCCCACCGCCACCTCCCAACAGCCGTGCGGTGAAAGTGCTGGCCTGGCTGATTATTCTGGTGCCGGTTATCGGTATAGTCGCCGCCATTTCGATACCGGCCTACCAGGGCTATGTGGAACGCGCCCAGATGAGCGGCGCCTCCAGCTTCGAACAACCCGCCGACGTGCCCGCCGAGTAA